In Paractinoplanes brasiliensis, the following proteins share a genomic window:
- a CDS encoding right-handed parallel beta-helix repeat-containing protein, whose protein sequence is MTSVFHVATTGSDADPGSKDQPFRTINRAAALARPGDTVIVHAGEYREWVKPRRGGLSDARRITYQAAEGEHVVIKGSERITGWEPDGGTVWKVTVPNTLFGDFNPYAEEVAGDWIVYPEGAAHKHLGDVYLNGLSFYEVGSPEAVAAPEARTEIIDNWTRTTDRVRNVEQTKLVWHASAGEESTTIWANFQGADPNTELVEINVRRSVFYPVVPHLDYITVRGFELAQAATPWTPPTADQPGLIGPNWAKGWIIEDNVIHDAKTSAVSIGKEASTGHNYATERGDKPGYQYQLESVFSAQQIGWDKEHIGSHVIRRNTIYDCGQNGIVGHLGCVFSTIEDNHIYNIALKREFYGYEIGGIKLHAAIDVEIRHNRIHDCSLGVWLDWQTQGTRISRNVLYNNSRDIFIEVSHGPYLVEHNVFASPAAIELFSQGGAFVSNLILGTVRVEAVMDRATPYHRPHSTQVAGYAYIRAGDDRWIGNLFVGGDPAVAYGPGAEGKAPALSGTSAYDGYPASFEAYIERIQSQPPGDHQRYLDVVQAVYAHSNVYAAGARPFDGETNPAVAPSATATVVEEDGAVYLVTELPAAFDETRLIPVTGRDLPRVRFADAEFEERDGTPAVLDVDLVGTRKAGDSRFPAGPLAGLASGESRTRIW, encoded by the coding sequence ATGACCTCCGTGTTCCACGTGGCGACCACCGGCTCGGACGCCGACCCCGGAAGCAAGGACCAGCCCTTCCGTACGATCAATCGGGCCGCCGCCCTCGCCCGGCCGGGCGACACCGTGATCGTGCACGCGGGGGAGTACCGCGAGTGGGTGAAGCCCCGCCGCGGCGGCCTCAGCGACGCGCGCCGCATCACCTACCAGGCCGCCGAGGGTGAGCACGTCGTCATCAAGGGCTCGGAGCGGATCACCGGCTGGGAGCCGGACGGCGGCACGGTGTGGAAGGTGACCGTCCCCAACACCCTCTTCGGCGACTTCAACCCGTACGCCGAGGAGGTCGCCGGCGACTGGATCGTCTATCCCGAGGGCGCCGCCCACAAGCACCTCGGCGACGTCTACCTCAACGGCCTGAGCTTCTACGAGGTCGGCTCGCCCGAGGCCGTCGCCGCGCCCGAGGCCCGTACGGAGATCATCGACAACTGGACCAGGACCACCGACCGCGTCCGCAACGTCGAGCAGACCAAGCTCGTCTGGCACGCCTCGGCGGGCGAGGAGTCGACGACGATCTGGGCCAACTTCCAGGGCGCCGACCCCAACACCGAACTCGTCGAGATCAACGTACGGCGGTCGGTCTTCTACCCCGTCGTGCCGCACCTCGACTACATCACCGTGCGCGGTTTCGAACTGGCCCAGGCGGCCACCCCGTGGACGCCGCCGACCGCCGACCAGCCCGGCCTGATCGGACCCAACTGGGCCAAGGGCTGGATCATCGAGGACAACGTCATCCACGACGCGAAGACCTCGGCCGTCAGCATCGGCAAGGAGGCCTCGACCGGCCACAACTACGCCACCGAGCGCGGCGACAAGCCGGGCTACCAGTACCAGCTCGAGTCGGTGTTCTCGGCGCAGCAGATCGGGTGGGACAAAGAGCACATCGGCTCCCACGTCATCCGCCGCAACACCATCTACGACTGCGGGCAGAACGGCATCGTCGGGCACCTCGGCTGCGTGTTCTCGACCATCGAGGACAACCACATCTACAACATCGCCCTCAAGCGCGAGTTCTACGGCTACGAGATCGGCGGCATCAAGCTGCACGCCGCGATCGACGTCGAGATCCGGCACAACCGCATCCACGACTGCTCGCTCGGCGTGTGGCTCGACTGGCAGACCCAGGGCACGCGGATCAGCCGCAACGTGCTGTACAACAACAGCCGCGACATCTTCATCGAGGTCAGCCACGGCCCGTACCTGGTCGAGCACAACGTCTTCGCCTCGCCCGCCGCGATCGAGCTGTTCAGCCAGGGCGGCGCGTTCGTCAGCAACCTGATCCTCGGCACGGTGCGCGTCGAGGCGGTCATGGACAGGGCCACCCCGTACCACCGCCCGCACAGCACCCAGGTGGCCGGCTACGCGTACATCCGCGCCGGCGACGACCGCTGGATCGGCAACCTGTTCGTCGGGGGAGACCCTGCCGTCGCGTACGGTCCCGGGGCCGAGGGCAAAGCCCCCGCGCTCTCCGGCACGTCGGCCTACGACGGCTACCCGGCTTCGTTCGAGGCCTACATCGAGCGCATCCAGTCCCAGCCGCCGGGCGACCACCAGCGCTACCTCGACGTGGTGCAGGCCGTGTACGCCCACAGCAACGTCTACGCGGCCGGCGCCCGCCCCTTCGACGGCGAGACCAACCCTGCGGTCGCGCCCTCGGCCACGGCCACGGTGGTCGAGGAGGACGGCGCTGTCTACCTGGTGACGGAGTTGCCCGCGGCGTTCGACGAGACCCGCCTGATCCCTGTCACGGGCCGTGACCTGCCCCGGGTCCGTTTCGCCGACGCCGAGTTCGAGGAGCGCGACGGCACCCCGGCCGTCCTCGACGTCGACCTGGTCGGCACTCGCAAGGCGGGGGACAGCCGCTTCCCGGCGGGCCCGCTCGCGGGCCTGGCGTCGGGGGAATCCCGCACCCGGATCTGGTAA
- a CDS encoding SCO6745 family protein: MSVARRMWALFEPLHAVAYFAPQSAAAFEEVGLTGFWRRYFAGRAAALGPVGPGPVTAAFFGFAPAMVSKALPGVWSRISPPAAVAARTAGATAALTDLFTGLPTTAVEAAADVLTEAARAADMPGRVLAAAHADLPWPEDPAGRLWHAATILREHRGDGHVAALLTAGIDGCESLAWRAALDGGRLREVTQPARGWTDDEWRAATDRLEERGWVAADGAATGKGRDAYDWVEQLTDQLAAGPWDKLGDEAARLLEPLADRAWRVVPDDNPIPLRRERFSG, encoded by the coding sequence ATGTCTGTCGCGCGCCGGATGTGGGCGCTTTTCGAGCCGTTGCACGCCGTGGCCTACTTCGCTCCGCAGAGCGCGGCGGCCTTCGAAGAGGTCGGGCTGACCGGGTTCTGGCGGCGCTACTTCGCCGGGCGGGCCGCGGCGCTCGGGCCGGTCGGTCCGGGACCGGTGACGGCGGCCTTCTTCGGGTTCGCGCCGGCCATGGTGTCGAAGGCCCTGCCCGGGGTGTGGTCACGGATCAGCCCGCCCGCGGCGGTCGCCGCCCGTACGGCGGGAGCCACCGCCGCCCTGACCGACCTGTTCACGGGTCTGCCGACCACGGCGGTCGAAGCGGCCGCCGACGTGCTGACCGAGGCCGCCCGCGCCGCCGACATGCCGGGCCGGGTGCTCGCCGCCGCCCACGCCGACCTGCCCTGGCCCGAGGACCCGGCCGGGCGGCTCTGGCACGCGGCCACCATCCTGCGCGAGCACCGCGGCGACGGGCACGTGGCGGCCCTGCTCACGGCCGGGATCGACGGCTGCGAGTCGCTGGCCTGGCGGGCGGCCCTCGACGGCGGCCGCCTGCGCGAGGTCACCCAGCCCGCCCGCGGCTGGACCGACGACGAATGGCGGGCCGCGACCGACCGGCTCGAGGAACGCGGCTGGGTCGCCGCCGACGGCGCCGCCACCGGCAAGGGCCGGGACGCGTACGACTGGGTCGAGCAACTGACCGATCAGCTGGCGGCGGGACCGTGGGACAAGCTCGGCGACGAGGCCGCCCGGCTGCTCGAACCCCTCGCCGACCGGGCCTGGCGGGTCGTGCCGGACGACAACCCGATTCCCCTGCGCCGGGAGAGGTTCAGCGGATAG
- a CDS encoding methyl-accepting chemotaxis protein: MSPRFKRLLTDRRVSTKIMAAVGVVSLLGVGNGLYALSSLGTINKEVEHGVENSQELDTLGSLRSAVNRSWLGVSDHMLAGTPAERAAATKAITEAEADVVKLSKEFQAHAVNSDALATAKRFDKNWTEFTRLVSDEILPLSERNAQAELNTLRDGVLAREKEDVRAILASLSETTVKASEEQAAAAQATYESTRTLVISSLAASLLLGLALALAISRMIVKPLARNVEALERIAQGDLTARVEVDSADEVGQMSETLNRTAVAMSEMVERIQNSSTVLASASEELSAVSSELSASAEETSAQVNTVSESAARVSTSVTTVSAGAEEMGVSIREISNNANEAASVAADAARAAETTNASVARLVTASGQIGSVVALITSIAEQTNLLALNATIEAARAGEAGKGFAVVASEVKDLAQETARATQEITNQVGAIQAESNAAVIAIQQIGEVIETINDYTTTIAAAVEEQTATTAEISRSVHEAAMGSSSIADTIAGVSEAAAHVTSGASDTQQTATSLARTAAELQATVSVYRLS, translated from the coding sequence GTGAGCCCCCGATTCAAGCGCCTGCTGACCGACCGGCGCGTCAGCACCAAGATCATGGCCGCGGTGGGCGTGGTGTCGCTCCTCGGGGTGGGCAACGGCCTGTACGCGCTGAGCAGCCTCGGCACGATCAACAAGGAGGTCGAGCACGGCGTCGAGAACAGCCAGGAGCTCGACACCCTCGGCAGCCTGCGGTCCGCGGTCAACCGGTCGTGGCTGGGGGTGAGCGACCACATGCTGGCCGGCACACCCGCCGAGCGGGCCGCCGCCACCAAGGCCATCACCGAGGCCGAGGCCGACGTCGTCAAGCTGTCCAAGGAGTTCCAGGCGCACGCTGTGAACTCCGACGCACTGGCCACGGCGAAGAGGTTCGACAAGAACTGGACCGAGTTCACCAGGCTGGTCAGCGACGAGATCCTGCCGCTGTCCGAGCGCAACGCGCAGGCCGAGCTCAACACGCTGCGCGACGGCGTGCTGGCCAGGGAGAAGGAGGACGTCCGGGCCATCCTGGCCTCGCTGTCCGAGACGACCGTCAAGGCGAGCGAGGAGCAGGCAGCCGCCGCCCAGGCGACCTACGAATCCACCCGTACGCTGGTCATCTCCTCGCTCGCCGCCAGCCTGCTGCTCGGCCTGGCCCTGGCCCTCGCCATCTCCCGCATGATCGTCAAGCCGCTGGCCCGCAACGTCGAGGCGCTCGAGCGCATCGCCCAGGGCGATCTCACCGCCCGCGTCGAGGTGGACAGCGCCGACGAGGTCGGGCAGATGTCCGAGACGCTGAACCGGACCGCCGTCGCCATGAGCGAGATGGTCGAGCGCATCCAGAACAGCTCGACGGTGCTGGCCTCGGCCTCCGAGGAGCTGTCGGCCGTGTCGTCGGAGCTGTCCGCGTCCGCCGAGGAGACGTCGGCCCAGGTGAACACCGTCTCGGAGTCGGCCGCGAGGGTCTCGACCAGCGTCACCACGGTGTCCGCGGGCGCCGAGGAGATGGGCGTGTCGATCCGGGAGATCTCCAACAACGCCAACGAGGCTGCCTCTGTCGCCGCCGATGCCGCCCGCGCCGCCGAGACCACCAACGCGAGCGTCGCCCGGCTCGTCACGGCGTCCGGTCAGATCGGCTCGGTCGTCGCGCTGATCACCTCGATCGCCGAGCAGACCAACCTGCTGGCCCTCAACGCCACCATCGAGGCCGCTCGCGCCGGCGAGGCGGGCAAGGGCTTCGCCGTGGTCGCCAGCGAGGTCAAGGACCTGGCCCAGGAGACCGCCCGGGCCACCCAGGAGATCACCAACCAGGTCGGCGCGATCCAGGCCGAGAGCAACGCCGCCGTCATCGCGATCCAGCAGATCGGCGAGGTCATCGAGACCATCAACGACTACACGACGACCATCGCGGCCGCCGTCGAGGAGCAGACCGCCACCACGGCCGAGATCTCGCGCAGCGTCCACGAGGCCGCCATGGGCTCGAGCAGCATCGCCGACACGATCGCCGGCGTCTCCGAGGCCGCCGCGCACGTCACCTCGGGCGCCTCCGACACGCAGCAGACCGCCACAAGCCTGGCCCGGACCGCGGCCGAGCTCCAGGCGACCGTCTCGGTCTACCGGCTGTCCTGA
- a CDS encoding substrate-binding and GGDEF domain-containing protein yields MGFEGSVGVLAPFVGGTYYGRLVAGTVAAAAARGRGLIALQTLDAGADMVVYGGTPSFEAPVAWDHIGGFVVFADAVQPAYLRRLAGAGKPVVLVGHTVAGLQRPVVLPDNGNGMRAAVTHLIREHGCTRLAFTGYLEASDIRERYDAYLGVLREHGLTPGPLLPATSNIEGGITWTAKDLLRDGKPDALVAATDRNAIGAQRMLAAAGLTCPGDYLLTGFDNIDEAAFIRPELASAGQPLDAMSRLAVDMLVRELDGERVPPVEHRLPTRFVPRTSCGCTAFAERLPELPIADPLARLAHRLAGVVVFGAGVDPEATAAIVARAFEASSVVPAAEALNDLLATSPAQETLRVICRAVQEYAAAVSADPRRVQDIVLFLGRSYNRRQLGDQLHLRSLISVNYDLSMALLHRRDADPRDPAWLALTPATAGSIALRDRAGELIRTAGWRRHHDGPPIPPGPTPVEAFPPVELVGAARPGEAVFVVRAKVKDSDRGWLALVDEVENRVDDGRELVNQCAALLTVALDLREQEAKLLWAAQSDRLTGLPNRSSFTAALPAVLGRPGAVLFLDLDGFKRVNDTLGHHAGDELLVRVAGRIKQCLREGDLAARFGGDEFVVLLSDSVPGPEQDRIVERLRTAISAPYRLGGRTARVGVSIGVADCATGAGVEQLLRDADTAMYRVKAAARRRARPLPIR; encoded by the coding sequence ATGGGCTTCGAGGGCAGCGTCGGGGTGCTGGCGCCGTTCGTCGGGGGCACCTATTACGGCCGTCTGGTCGCCGGCACGGTTGCGGCCGCCGCCGCGCGCGGGCGGGGGCTGATCGCCCTGCAGACGCTGGACGCGGGGGCCGACATGGTCGTCTACGGCGGCACCCCCAGCTTCGAGGCCCCGGTGGCCTGGGACCACATCGGCGGGTTCGTCGTCTTCGCCGACGCCGTGCAGCCCGCCTACCTGCGCCGGCTGGCCGGGGCCGGCAAGCCCGTGGTGCTCGTGGGGCACACCGTCGCCGGGCTGCAGCGCCCGGTTGTGCTGCCCGACAACGGCAACGGGATGCGGGCCGCCGTGACGCATCTGATCCGCGAGCACGGCTGTACCCGGCTCGCGTTCACCGGTTACCTCGAGGCCAGCGACATCCGCGAGCGGTACGACGCCTACCTCGGCGTGCTGCGCGAGCACGGCCTGACCCCCGGGCCGTTGCTGCCCGCCACCAGCAACATCGAGGGCGGCATCACCTGGACCGCGAAGGACCTGCTGCGTGACGGCAAACCCGACGCCCTGGTGGCCGCGACCGACCGCAACGCCATCGGCGCGCAGCGGATGCTCGCCGCGGCCGGGCTGACCTGCCCCGGCGACTACCTGCTGACCGGGTTCGACAACATCGACGAGGCCGCGTTCATCCGGCCCGAGCTGGCCAGCGCCGGCCAGCCGCTCGACGCGATGAGCCGCCTCGCTGTCGACATGCTCGTGCGCGAGCTGGACGGGGAACGGGTGCCGCCGGTCGAGCACCGGTTGCCGACCCGGTTCGTGCCGCGGACCTCGTGCGGCTGCACCGCCTTCGCCGAGCGGCTCCCGGAGCTGCCGATCGCCGACCCGCTCGCCCGTCTGGCCCACCGGCTGGCCGGCGTGGTCGTGTTCGGCGCCGGCGTGGACCCGGAGGCGACCGCCGCGATCGTGGCCCGCGCGTTCGAGGCGTCGTCCGTCGTGCCGGCGGCGGAGGCGCTGAACGACCTGCTCGCCACCAGCCCGGCCCAGGAGACCCTGCGGGTGATCTGCCGGGCGGTGCAGGAGTACGCGGCCGCCGTGTCGGCCGACCCGCGCAGGGTGCAGGACATCGTGCTGTTCCTGGGACGCTCCTACAACCGGCGGCAGCTCGGCGACCAGCTGCACCTGCGCTCGCTGATCAGCGTGAACTACGACCTGAGCATGGCGCTGCTGCACCGCCGCGACGCCGACCCCCGCGACCCGGCGTGGCTGGCGCTGACCCCGGCCACCGCGGGCTCGATCGCGCTGCGTGACCGGGCCGGCGAGCTCATCCGTACGGCGGGCTGGCGGCGCCACCACGACGGCCCGCCGATCCCGCCCGGCCCCACCCCGGTCGAGGCCTTCCCGCCGGTCGAGCTGGTCGGCGCGGCCCGTCCGGGCGAGGCGGTGTTCGTCGTACGGGCGAAGGTCAAGGACAGCGACCGCGGCTGGCTGGCCCTGGTCGACGAGGTCGAGAACCGGGTCGACGACGGCCGGGAGCTCGTCAACCAGTGCGCCGCGCTGCTCACCGTCGCCCTCGACCTGCGCGAACAGGAGGCCAAGCTGCTGTGGGCGGCCCAGTCGGACCGGCTCACCGGACTGCCCAACCGTTCCTCGTTCACCGCCGCGCTGCCCGCCGTCCTCGGCCGTCCCGGCGCCGTTCTCTTCCTCGACCTCGACGGCTTCAAACGCGTCAACGACACCCTGGGCCACCACGCCGGCGACGAGCTGCTGGTGCGGGTGGCCGGCCGGATCAAGCAGTGCCTGCGCGAGGGCGACCTGGCTGCCCGCTTCGGCGGCGACGAGTTCGTGGTGCTGCTGAGCGACAGTGTGCCCGGGCCCGAGCAGGACCGGATCGTCGAGCGGCTGAGGACCGCGATCAGCGCGCCGTACCGGCTGGGCGGCCGGACCGCCCGCGTCGGCGTCAGCATCGGGGTGGCCGACTGCGCCACCGGCGCCGGCGTCGAGCAGTTGCTGCGCGACGCCGACACCGCGATGTACCGGGTGAAGGCGGCGGCCCGGCGCCGCGCCCGGCCCCTGCCTATCCGCTGA
- a CDS encoding aldehyde dehydrogenase family protein → MQRFRPGADYRMFVGGDWIAAKDSFEAVDPSLGSPWAAIANGTAADAEAAVEAARKALPAWRRSTPATRQGILTAIADRIEANAEMFASLLPTENGRPVREVAIADVPASAAVYRYFAGLVRSHRGDQIPVEDPHSLIYTVREPLGVIAAILPWNSPLITTANKLAPALATGNTVVLKPSEFASASVLEFVRLIAGLLPAGVLNVVTGGPVVGAALAGHPDVAKVTLTGGGPTARAVMATAANVLTPTTMELGGKSAMIVAEDADLDRAVADAAMGIYLANGEACIASSRLLLHAAIADDFLDRFARLAASIKVGDALDPDTQVGPLVSRPHFDRVLGHLAKARDEGVRVLAGDEELTLAPENRNGFFVRPTVLHDPTGTADIVTSEVFGPVTVAETFTDHDEVVERANRTRYGLAAGVWTKDLARAHTIAGALDAGIVWVNKWFDLPAGAPMGGVKDSGFGRELSWETMLEYSAPKTINIDLGAPRFPLWG, encoded by the coding sequence ATGCAGCGATTCCGTCCCGGCGCGGACTACCGGATGTTCGTCGGCGGCGACTGGATCGCCGCCAAGGACTCCTTCGAGGCCGTCGACCCCAGCCTCGGCAGCCCGTGGGCGGCGATCGCGAACGGCACGGCGGCCGACGCCGAGGCCGCGGTCGAGGCGGCCCGCAAGGCGCTGCCCGCCTGGCGCCGGTCGACCCCCGCCACCCGGCAGGGCATCCTCACCGCGATCGCCGACCGGATCGAGGCCAACGCGGAGATGTTCGCCAGCCTGCTGCCGACCGAGAACGGGCGTCCCGTCCGCGAGGTCGCCATCGCCGACGTGCCCGCCAGCGCGGCCGTCTACCGCTACTTCGCCGGCCTGGTCCGCTCGCACCGCGGCGACCAGATCCCCGTCGAGGACCCGCACAGCCTGATCTACACCGTGCGGGAGCCCCTCGGTGTGATCGCCGCGATCCTGCCCTGGAACTCGCCGCTGATCACCACCGCCAACAAGCTCGCGCCCGCGCTGGCCACCGGCAACACCGTTGTCCTCAAGCCCAGCGAGTTCGCCTCGGCGAGCGTGCTCGAGTTCGTGCGGCTGATCGCCGGCCTGCTGCCCGCCGGGGTGCTCAACGTCGTGACCGGCGGCCCGGTTGTCGGCGCCGCGCTGGCCGGGCACCCCGACGTCGCCAAGGTGACGCTCACCGGCGGCGGCCCCACGGCCCGCGCGGTGATGGCGACCGCGGCGAACGTGCTGACCCCGACGACCATGGAGCTGGGCGGCAAGAGCGCGATGATCGTGGCCGAGGACGCCGACCTCGACCGGGCCGTCGCCGACGCCGCGATGGGCATCTATCTGGCCAACGGCGAGGCCTGCATAGCCTCGTCCCGGCTGCTGCTGCACGCCGCGATCGCCGACGACTTCCTCGACCGGTTCGCCCGGCTGGCCGCCTCGATCAAGGTCGGTGACGCCCTCGACCCGGACACGCAGGTCGGCCCGCTCGTCTCCCGCCCCCACTTCGACCGCGTGCTCGGCCACCTCGCGAAGGCCCGCGACGAGGGCGTACGGGTCCTGGCCGGCGACGAGGAGCTGACGCTCGCGCCCGAGAACAGGAACGGTTTCTTCGTACGCCCGACCGTGCTGCACGACCCCACCGGGACAGCCGACATCGTCACCAGCGAGGTGTTCGGCCCGGTGACCGTGGCCGAGACGTTCACCGACCACGACGAGGTGGTCGAGCGGGCCAACCGCACCCGGTACGGCCTGGCCGCCGGCGTGTGGACGAAGGACCTGGCCCGCGCGCACACCATCGCGGGCGCGCTCGACGCCGGCATCGTCTGGGTCAACAAGTGGTTCGACCTGCCCGCCGGCGCCCCCATGGGCGGGGTCAAGGACAGCGGTTTCGGCCGCGAGCTGTCCTGGGAGACGATGCTGGAGTACAGCGCCCCCAAGACGATCAACATCGATCTCGGCGCCCCGCGGTTCCCGCTCTGGGGCTGA
- a CDS encoding PrsW family intramembrane metalloprotease: MWLLVLAVGAALFEIVRRTLVDTQNPNLVPALLLLGATIVPAAFVTFIRGRRLSFSVGGGTVALIAFVGGVVGITAAGTGEFDALRDLGTLPMLAVGGIEESAKLIAPLLVLLFLRHRRPADGLLIGVASGAGFAALETMGYAFVALVQSQGDLHAVDGLLLLRGLLSPAAHMAWTGLTATALWAAATQHWRLRAVARFVLTFAVAVVLHASWDSFASIPAYVVIGLVSLGLLTFATHRLSARERAALAGSGRLSAGTTTSPRRDLRPSAF; encoded by the coding sequence ATGTGGCTCCTTGTCCTCGCGGTCGGCGCGGCGCTGTTCGAGATCGTCCGGCGCACACTCGTCGACACCCAGAACCCCAACCTCGTCCCGGCCCTGCTGCTGCTGGGCGCAACCATCGTCCCGGCCGCCTTCGTCACGTTCATCCGCGGCCGGCGGCTCAGCTTCTCGGTCGGCGGCGGGACGGTCGCGCTGATCGCGTTCGTCGGCGGTGTCGTCGGCATCACCGCCGCCGGCACCGGGGAGTTCGACGCCCTGCGCGATCTGGGCACCCTGCCGATGCTGGCGGTCGGCGGCATCGAGGAGAGCGCCAAGCTGATCGCCCCGCTGCTGGTGCTGCTGTTCCTGCGGCACCGCCGCCCGGCCGACGGCCTGCTGATCGGCGTGGCCAGCGGGGCCGGTTTCGCCGCCCTCGAGACGATGGGGTACGCGTTCGTCGCGCTGGTGCAGAGCCAGGGCGACCTGCACGCGGTGGACGGGCTGCTGCTGCTCCGCGGCCTGCTCAGCCCGGCGGCGCACATGGCCTGGACGGGTCTGACCGCGACGGCCCTGTGGGCGGCCGCGACCCAGCACTGGCGCCTGCGGGCCGTGGCCCGGTTCGTGCTGACCTTCGCGGTGGCGGTGGTTCTGCACGCCTCGTGGGACTCGTTCGCGTCCATCCCGGCGTACGTGGTCATCGGCCTGGTCAGCCTGGGTCTGCTCACCTTCGCCACGCACCGGCTGTCGGCGCGGGAGCGCGCGGCACTGGCCGGATCAGGTCGCCTGAGTGCCGGCACAACCACCTCACCTCGCCGTGACCTGCGCCCTTCCGCTTTCTGA
- a CDS encoding helix-turn-helix domain-containing protein — protein MSGYTRWSDIRAEHIERAGGEEAVEAGKQELLAATVGYRLAEIRKARGLTQQQVATRMGVTKGRVSQIEQGKASGQDVIARYAAALGGRLHQAIYFDDGDIAAIA, from the coding sequence ATGAGCGGCTACACGCGGTGGAGCGACATCCGTGCCGAACACATCGAGCGGGCCGGCGGCGAGGAGGCAGTCGAGGCCGGCAAGCAGGAACTGCTCGCTGCGACGGTCGGATACCGGCTTGCGGAGATCCGCAAGGCCCGTGGCCTGACACAACAGCAGGTTGCCACCCGGATGGGCGTTACCAAGGGCCGCGTCTCGCAGATCGAGCAGGGGAAGGCCTCCGGCCAGGACGTGATCGCGAGGTACGCCGCAGCCCTCGGCGGTCGCCTGCACCAGGCGATCTACTTCGACGACGGCGACATCGCCGCTA
- a CDS encoding LacI family DNA-binding transcriptional regulator: MSHEPQRATLAAVAREAGVSVPTVSKVVNGRTDVASETRRRIEALLVRHGYVARGLGGAQPVTRTVEVVFDAMRSPNNLDILHGALEAAGAESVDVVVGTVPQDPLGAAWARRMATAHREGLILVTSEINPQQWRHFAEQHIPVVTIDPINLPGPDVPSVGATNFNGGMAATNHLLELGHRRIGFIEGPPGAMVAIARLHGYHAALAQRGLAGDPELMTAGPFSFETGFSAALGLLGRDPRPSALFASNDSQALGAIEAARTLGLRVPEDVSVIGFDDISAARWSAPPLTTVRQPFAEMGRTAMRRLLRLIAGEELSSPRVELATELIVRKSTAAPA; this comes from the coding sequence GTGAGTCATGAGCCGCAGCGGGCGACGCTGGCCGCCGTCGCACGGGAGGCCGGGGTGTCCGTGCCGACCGTCTCCAAGGTGGTCAACGGGCGCACCGACGTGGCCTCCGAGACCCGCCGGCGCATCGAGGCGCTGCTGGTGCGGCACGGTTACGTGGCCCGCGGCCTGGGCGGCGCCCAGCCGGTGACCCGTACGGTCGAGGTGGTCTTCGACGCCATGCGCAGCCCCAACAATCTCGACATCCTGCACGGCGCCCTGGAAGCGGCGGGCGCCGAGTCGGTCGACGTGGTGGTGGGCACCGTCCCGCAGGACCCGCTCGGCGCGGCCTGGGCCCGGCGGATGGCGACCGCCCACCGCGAAGGCCTGATCCTGGTGACCAGCGAGATCAACCCGCAGCAGTGGCGGCACTTCGCCGAGCAGCACATCCCGGTGGTGACGATCGACCCGATCAACCTGCCCGGTCCCGACGTGCCCAGTGTCGGCGCCACCAACTTCAACGGCGGGATGGCCGCCACCAACCACCTGCTCGAGCTGGGCCACCGCCGGATCGGTTTCATCGAGGGCCCGCCCGGAGCGATGGTGGCGATCGCCCGCCTGCACGGCTATCACGCCGCCCTGGCCCAGCGCGGCCTGGCCGGCGATCCCGAGCTGATGACGGCCGGCCCGTTCTCGTTCGAGACCGGCTTCTCGGCGGCGCTCGGGCTGCTCGGACGTGACCCGCGGCCGTCGGCGCTGTTCGCCTCGAACGACTCGCAGGCGCTGGGCGCGATCGAGGCCGCCCGCACGCTGGGCCTGCGGGTTCCCGAGGACGTCAGCGTCATCGGCTTCGACGACATCAGCGCGGCCCGCTGGTCGGCGCCGCCGCTGACCACCGTGCGGCAGCCGTTCGCCGAGATGGGCCGCACGGCCATGCGCCGGCTGCTGCGCCTGATCGCGGGGGAGGAGCTGTCCTCGCCCCGCGTCGAGCTGGCCACCGAGCTGATCGTCCGGAAGTCGACCGCCGCTCCCGCCTGA